One region of Zingiber officinale cultivar Zhangliang chromosome 7B, Zo_v1.1, whole genome shotgun sequence genomic DNA includes:
- the LOC122006366 gene encoding putative pentatricopeptide repeat-containing protein At1g09680 produces the protein MRALIRKLPSPLQRLLHLNYSSSSPPWFAPPPRSPTADPFLLAVSHAIADSASTSLDASLKTLLPSLTPSLFASLLALNPLSLPPSSLLSFFHWLSSHPPFRHTPVSYLAMTAFLLRSRVPSDAAPLLRLLVDRRGRHSAPALFSAALSVAAPALPSPALIGALALEYARAGHVSDAIQCIRLAIKHGLPLPLDSCSCLLDHLLKSYSPAFAWDFFSEILAAGFPPKVTAFNVLMNSFCKAGKITEAKSIFDEISRHGSRPTVVSFNTLINGHSIAGNLETGFELKDQMVNAGLAPDIFTYCALIKGLCKAGRLDDAVKLFDEMCSKGLEPNAVTFTTLIHGHCKEGKISDAVNLYQAMLKRGVRPDLITLNAVVNVLCKSGDLKEASRVVEKMRESGLQPDKVTYTTLIDGCCKEGNLNMAMQIKKKMVAERIEMDEVTYTALISGFSREGLAMDAERTLHEMVGAGMTPDVATYTMVIDAFCKQGDVKMGFKLLKEMQSKGHKPGIITYNVIMNGLCKLGQMENAKMLLNAMINVGVAPDDITYNILLDGHSKHGRTKDHEELKGEKGMVLDLPSYTSLINELEKRPRNHHNT, from the coding sequence ATGCGAGCTCTCATAAGAAAGCTTCCCTCTCCCCTTCAGCGACTGTTGCATCTCAATTACTCTTCCTCGTCGCCTCCATGGTTCGCTCCGCCGCCACGATCCCCGACAGCGGACCCTTTCCTCCTCGCCGTCTCCCACGCCATCGCCGATTCCGCCTCCACTTCTCTCGACGCCTCCCTCAAGACCCTCCTCCCCTCCCTCACCCCTTCCCTCTTTGCTTCCCTCCTGGCCCTCAACCCGCTCTCCCTCCCCCCTTCCTCCCTTCTTTCCTTCTTCCACTGGCTCTCCTCCCATCCGCCCTTCCGACACACCCCCGTCTCCTACCTCGCCATGACCGCCTTTCTTCTCCGCTCTCGTGTCCCTTCCGACGCCGCCCCTCTCCTACGCCTCCTTGTCGATCGACGCGGCCGCCACTCTGCCCCCGCACTCTTCTCAGCGGCCCTCTCAGTCGCCGCCCCTGCCCTTCCCTCCCCCGCCCTCATCGGCGCTCTCGCCCTCGAGTACGCCCGCGCCGGACACGTGTCCGATGCCATCCAGTGCATCCGCCTCGCAATCAAGCACGGTCTTCCCCTGCCACTCGATTCCTGCTCCTGCCTCCTCGACCACCTCCTCAAGTCTTACTCCCCCGCTTTCGCCTGGGATTTTTTCTCCGAGATCCTCGCTGCCGGATTTCCTCCCAAGGTGACGGCTTTCAACGTTCTGATGAACTCCTTCTGCAAGGCAGGCAAGATAACTGAGGCAAAATCCATTTTTGATGAGATCTCCAGGCACGGCTCTCGTCCGACCGTTGTGAGCTTCAACACTCTTATCAATGGTCACTCTATAGCCGGGAACTTGGAAACTGGATTCGAGTTGAAAGATCAAATGGTGAATGCTGGCCTCGCTCCTGACATTTTCACTTACTGCGCTTTGATTAAAGGACTATGCAAAGCGGGACGACTGGACGATGCCGTCAAATTGTTCGACGAAATGTGTTCGAAAGGATTGGAGCCAAATGCTGTAACTTTTACCACATTAATTCATGGGCATTGCAAGGAGGGAAAGATCAGCGACGCCGTGAATCTTTACCAAGCGATGTTGAAAAGAGGTGTTAGACCCGATTTAATCACTTTGAATGCCGTCGTGAACGTGCTTTGCAAGTCCGGAGACCTGAAGGAGGCAAGCAGAGTCGTGGAGAAGATGAGGGAAAGCGGCTTGCAGCCTGATAAAGTGACTTACACTACTCTAATTGATGGCTGTTGCAAGGAGGGCAATCTCAATATGGCGATGCAGATCAAGAAGAAAATGGTAGCCGAACGGATTGAAATGGATGAAGTGACATACACGGCGCTTATCTCCGGATTCAGCAGAGAAGGCCTGGCGATGGATGCAGAGAGAACTCTGCATGAGATGGTAGGAGCTGGCATGACACCTGATGTGGCAACCTACACCATGGTGATCGATGCGTTCTGTAAGCAAGGAGACGTAAAGATGGGTTTCAAGTTGTTGAAGGAGATGCAAAGCAAAGGCCATAAGCCTGGCATTATCACATACAATGTGATCATGAACGGGCTCTGCAAGCTCGGACAAATGGAGAATGCAAAGATGCTGCTAAATGCCATGATTAATGTAGGAGTTGCTCCTGATGACATTACCTACAACATTTTGCTGGACGGGCATAGCAAACATGGAAGGACTAAAGATCATGAAGAGCTGAAGGGGGAAAAGGGAATGGTCCTGGATTTGCCGTCATACACTTCGCTGATCAATGAGTTAGAGAAAAGGCCAAGGAACCACCATAATACGTGA